In Alosa alosa isolate M-15738 ecotype Scorff River chromosome 23, AALO_Geno_1.1, whole genome shotgun sequence, a single window of DNA contains:
- the LOC125288284 gene encoding carbonyl reductase [NADPH] 1-like: MATPKVALVTGSNKGIGLAVVRSLCKQFTGDVYLASRDVGRGTAAVENLKAEGLKPLYHQLDITDPESVRTARDYFQENYGGLDVLINNAAIAFKMADTTPFGVQAEVTLKTNFFATRNMCNVFLPIIKAGGRVVNVSSVMGAMALSRCSPELQARFRSDDITEEELVGLMERFVKEAQEGVHSERGWPSTAYGISKTGLTVLSRIHARRLRQERPQDNVLLNACCPGWVRTDMAGPDAPKSPDEGAVTPVYLALLLPGAEEPHGQFVSEKKVQPW; encoded by the exons ATGGCCACCCCCAAAGTTGCGCTTGTGACCGGTTCCAATAAGGGCATTGGTCTGGCGGTAGTGCGGTCACTGTGCAAACAATTCACAGGCGACGTTTACTTGGCTTCCCGGGATGTCGGTCGAGGGACAGCGGCAGTAGAGAATCTCAAAGCAGAGGGTCTGAAACCCCTGTACCATCAGCTGGACATCACAGACCCAGAGAGTGTGCGCACTGCGCGGGACTACTTTCAGGAAAATTATGGTGGTTTGGACGTTCTCATCAACAATGCAGCCATAGCATTCAAAA TGGCTGACACCACACCATTTGGAGTCCAAGCAGAGGTGACGCTGAAGACCAACTTTTTCGCAACCAGGAACATGTGCAATGTTTTTCTTCCTATTATAAAAGCAGGTG GTAGAGTTGTGAACGTCTCCAGCGTCATGGGCGCCATGGCCCTGAGCAGATGCAGCCCGGAGCTGCAGGCCCGCTTCCGCAGTGACGACATCACGGAGGAAGAGCTGGTGGGCCTGATGGAGCGTTTCGTCAAGGAGGCACAGGAGGGCGTCCACTCAGAGAGAGGATGGCCAAGCACGGCCTACGGCATCTCCAAGACTGGCCTCACCGTCCTCTCCAGGATCCATGCCCGCAGGCTGAGGCAGGAGAGACCCCAAGACAACGTCCTGCTCAATGCCTGCTGCCCTGGCTGGGTGCGGACGGACATGGCGGGGCCCGATGCTCCTAAGTCACCAGATGAGGGCGCTGTTACCCCTGTATACCTGGCCTTGCTGCTTCCAGGGGCAGAAGAACCTCATGGCCAGTTTGTGTCAGAGAAGAAAGTGCAGCCCTGGTGA
- the cryzl1 gene encoding quinone oxidoreductase-like protein 1 isoform X3 gives MKGLFCRLSDSEEVKFVIQETDVPTTIGNHQVKVQVKGCALSPVDIKLYNDLKLQRDTVPVGREIVGTVRQVGPKVTFFQPDDEVVGILPLDTEVSGLCNTVLIHEQLLVPKPEKVSWVSAAGAVRDGLRAYTALHTLAHMAVGQTLLVLDGASPFGVLAIQLAHYHGVKVLATAHSPDDLKFLEQLRPSVARVIGVWDAKVDLVETCLEETGGLGVDIVIDAGVKLYDEEPESQQKQQLPHKHDIITLLGVGGHWVTMEDNLQLDPPDTHSLFLKAASLSFLNDEVWTASAAREGRYLHILRDVMEKLSTGTFRPLVEEPVPLYEATVSMEMVQKKQVRKRVVVQL, from the exons ATGAAAGGGCTGTTTTGCAGATTAAGTGATTCGGAAGAAGTGAAGTTTGTTATTCAGGAGACT GATGTGCCCACCACCATTGGAAACCACCAGGTCAAGGTCCAAGTAAAAGGCTGTGCTCTAAGTCCAGTGGATATTAAA ctttacaatgacttgAAGTTGCAGAGGGACACAGTTCCAGTAGGAAGAGAGATTGTGGGGACTGTTCGTCAAG ttGGACCCAAGGTGACTTTTTTCCAACCTGATGATGAGGTTGTTG GTATTCTTCCATTGGATACTGAGGTATCTGGCTTATGCAATACCGTACTCATTCATGAACAGTTACTTG TCCCAAAGCCTGAGAAAGTGAGTTGGGTGTCCGCTGCAGGGGCGGTCCGTGATGGCCTCAGGGCCTACACTGCCCTTCATACTCTGGCCCATATGGCTGTCGGTCAGACACTGCTAGTTCTGGATGGAGCCAGT CCATTCGGTGTTCTAGCGATTCAGTTGGCCCATTACCATGGGGTAAAGGTCCTGGCAACAGCCCATTCCCCAGACGACCTGAAGTTCCTGGAGCAGCTGCGGCCTAGTGTGG CTCGGGTGATTGGTGTGTGGGATGCCAAGGTGGATCTGGTGGAGACTTGCCTTGAGGAGACTGGGGGTTTGGGAGTGGACATAGTCATTGATGCTGGAG TGAAGCTTTACGACGAGGAACCGGAATCACAACAGAAACAGCAACTTCCACACAAGCATGACATCATCACCTTGTTAGGAGTTGGAGGTCACTGGGTGACCATGGAGGACAACCTGCAG CTGGACCCTCCTGACACTCACAGTCTCTTCCTGAAGGCTGCATCTTTGTCCTTCCTGAACGACGAGGTGTGGACAGCCTCTGCTGCTCGCGAGGGACGATACCTCC ACATCCTAAGAGATGTAATGGAAAAGCTTTCAACTGGAACATTCAG ACCTTTAGTGGAGGAGCCTGTGCCTTTGTATGAGGCAACTGTGTCTATGGAGATGGTTCAGAAGAAGCAGGTGAGGAAGAGAGTAGTGGTCCAGCTATAA
- the cryzl1 gene encoding quinone oxidoreductase-like protein 1 isoform X2: MKGLFCRLSDSEEVKFVIQETDVPTTIGNHQVKVQVKGCALSPVDIKLYNDLKLQRDTVPVGREIVGTVRQVGPKVTFFQPDDEVVGILPLDTEVSGLCNTVLIHEQLLVPKPEKVSWVSAAGAVRDGLRAYTALHTLAHMAVGQTLLVLDGASPFGVLAIQLAHYHGVKVLATAHSPDDLKFLEQLRPSVGTRESLLARVIGVWDAKVDLVETCLEETGGLGVDIVIDAGVKLYDEEPESQQKQQLPHKHDIITLLGVGGHWVTMEDNLQLDPPDTHSLFLKAASLSFLNDEVWTASAAREGRYLHILRDVMEKLSTGTFRPLVEEPVPLYEATVSMEMVQKKQQMKA, from the exons ATGAAAGGGCTGTTTTGCAGATTAAGTGATTCGGAAGAAGTGAAGTTTGTTATTCAGGAGACT GATGTGCCCACCACCATTGGAAACCACCAGGTCAAGGTCCAAGTAAAAGGCTGTGCTCTAAGTCCAGTGGATATTAAA ctttacaatgacttgAAGTTGCAGAGGGACACAGTTCCAGTAGGAAGAGAGATTGTGGGGACTGTTCGTCAAG ttGGACCCAAGGTGACTTTTTTCCAACCTGATGATGAGGTTGTTG GTATTCTTCCATTGGATACTGAGGTATCTGGCTTATGCAATACCGTACTCATTCATGAACAGTTACTTG TCCCAAAGCCTGAGAAAGTGAGTTGGGTGTCCGCTGCAGGGGCGGTCCGTGATGGCCTCAGGGCCTACACTGCCCTTCATACTCTGGCCCATATGGCTGTCGGTCAGACACTGCTAGTTCTGGATGGAGCCAGT CCATTCGGTGTTCTAGCGATTCAGTTGGCCCATTACCATGGGGTAAAGGTCCTGGCAACAGCCCATTCCCCAGACGACCTGAAGTTCCTGGAGCAGCTGCGGCCTAGTGTGG GCACAAGGGAGTCATTGCTGG CTCGGGTGATTGGTGTGTGGGATGCCAAGGTGGATCTGGTGGAGACTTGCCTTGAGGAGACTGGGGGTTTGGGAGTGGACATAGTCATTGATGCTGGAG TGAAGCTTTACGACGAGGAACCGGAATCACAACAGAAACAGCAACTTCCACACAAGCATGACATCATCACCTTGTTAGGAGTTGGAGGTCACTGGGTGACCATGGAGGACAACCTGCAG CTGGACCCTCCTGACACTCACAGTCTCTTCCTGAAGGCTGCATCTTTGTCCTTCCTGAACGACGAGGTGTGGACAGCCTCTGCTGCTCGCGAGGGACGATACCTCC ACATCCTAAGAGATGTAATGGAAAAGCTTTCAACTGGAACATTCAG ACCTTTAGTGGAGGAGCCTGTGCCTTTGTATGAGGCAACTGTGTCTATGGAGATGGTTCAGAAGAAGCAG CAGATGAAGGCCTGA
- the setd4 gene encoding SET domain-containing protein 4 isoform X1, which yields MGHRGRRARKKKKKTKRLTLCHEPRFVELRRWLKERGFRSKLLIPAHFGDTGRGLMVTSPIKANGMLISLPEQCLLTTSTVLGSYLGEYIKRWKPPVSPLLALCAFLIAERHAGSLSKWKPYIDVLPQTYTCPAYFSDDIINLLPPGLRVKARDQRERVWELHSSSAAFFASLQPLLREPAVTLFSHDALCWAWCSVNTRTVYMRHPQSPHLSTEPDVYALAPYLDLLNHCPQVQVTAGFSQANRCYEIRSVQGCSKFHQAFICYGPHDNQRLLLDYGFVAPGNPHAVVYVDLDILKLCLNDRDKQLPQKLLFLKEHDFLMNLTFGFDGPSWRLMTALRLLSLKPEQYACWKSVLLGAVVCKDREEWTVQTALMLCKILLEESSKALERLSHLKEGADTTLTEQLSMVEFLRREEQAILGQSQELLGLQRQPLPSQPGFA from the exons ATGGGGCACAGGGGAAGACGAgcaaggaagaagaagaagaagacaaaaCGTT TGACCCTGTGTCATGAACCTCGGTTTGTGGAACTGCGGAGGTggttgaaagagagaggattCAGATCTAAACTTCTTATCCCAGCACACTTCGGCG ATACTGGAAGGGGATTGATGGTCACTTCTCCCATTAAG GCCAACGGAATGCTGATTTCCTTACCTGAACAATGCCTGTTGACCACCAGCACTGTTCTTGGGAGCTACTTGGGAGAGTATATAAAGag GTGGAAGCCTCCAGTGTCTCCTCTGCTCGCTCTCTGTGCCTTCCTGATTGCTGAAAGGCATGCTGGGAGTTTGTCCAAGTGGAAGCCCTACATTGATGTTCTACCTCAAACCTACACCTGCCCTGCGTACTTCTCTGATGACATCATCAACCTGTTGCCGCCAGGGCTGAGGGTGAAAGCTCGGgatcagagggagagagtttgGGAGCTACATTCTTCCTCTGCCGCCTTCTTTGCTTCTCTGCAGCCGCTCCTCCGAGAGCCAGCAGTGACTCTATTTTCCCATGATGCATTGTGCTGGGCGTGGTGTAGTGTGAACACAAGGACTGTGTACATGAGGCACCCCCAGAGCCCCCACCTCTCCACAGAGCCAGATGTTTATGCGCTGGCACCTTACCTGGATCTGCTCAACCACTGTCCCCAAGTACAG GTTACAGCAGGGTTCAGCCAGGCAAACAGGTGCTATGAGATCAGGAGTGTCCAGGGATGCAGCAAGTTCCATCAGGCCTTCATCTGCTATGGACCACACGACAACCAACGTCTGCTTTTAGATTATGGCTTTGTTGCCCCCGGCAACCCTCATGCTGTGGTTTATGTTGACCTTG ATATTCTGAAGCTGTGTCTCAATGACAGGGACAAACAATTGCCACAGAAGCTTCTCTTCCTGAAGGAACACGACTTTCTCAT GAACTTGACCTTTGGATTCGATGGTCCTTCCTGGAGGCTGATGACCGCCCTCAGGCTGCTCTCCCTGAAGCCAGAGCAATA TGCATGCTGGAAATCTGTCCTCTTGGGGGCAGTAGTGTgcaaggacagagaggagtggaCTGTCCAAACAGCTCTCATGCTCTGCAAGATCCTTTTGGAGGAAAGCAGCAAGGCTTTAGAGAGG CTATCCCACCTCAAAGAAGGGGCAGACACCACTCTGACTGAGCAGTTGTCCATGGTGGAATTCCTTCGCCGCGAGGAGCAGGCGATTCTGGGGCAGTCACAGGAACTTCTGGGTCTCCAACGGCAACCGTTGCCAAGCCAACCGGGCTTTGCCTAA
- the cryzl1 gene encoding quinone oxidoreductase-like protein 1 isoform X1 — protein MKGLFCRLSDSEEVKFVIQETDVPTTIGNHQVKVQVKGCALSPVDIKLYNDLKLQRDTVPVGREIVGTVRQVGPKVTFFQPDDEVVGILPLDTEVSGLCNTVLIHEQLLVPKPEKVSWVSAAGAVRDGLRAYTALHTLAHMAVGQTLLVLDGASPFGVLAIQLAHYHGVKVLATAHSPDDLKFLEQLRPSVGTRESLLARVIGVWDAKVDLVETCLEETGGLGVDIVIDAGVKLYDEEPESQQKQQLPHKHDIITLLGVGGHWVTMEDNLQLDPPDTHSLFLKAASLSFLNDEVWTASAAREGRYLHILRDVMEKLSTGTFRPLVEEPVPLYEATVSMEMVQKKQVRKRVVVQL, from the exons ATGAAAGGGCTGTTTTGCAGATTAAGTGATTCGGAAGAAGTGAAGTTTGTTATTCAGGAGACT GATGTGCCCACCACCATTGGAAACCACCAGGTCAAGGTCCAAGTAAAAGGCTGTGCTCTAAGTCCAGTGGATATTAAA ctttacaatgacttgAAGTTGCAGAGGGACACAGTTCCAGTAGGAAGAGAGATTGTGGGGACTGTTCGTCAAG ttGGACCCAAGGTGACTTTTTTCCAACCTGATGATGAGGTTGTTG GTATTCTTCCATTGGATACTGAGGTATCTGGCTTATGCAATACCGTACTCATTCATGAACAGTTACTTG TCCCAAAGCCTGAGAAAGTGAGTTGGGTGTCCGCTGCAGGGGCGGTCCGTGATGGCCTCAGGGCCTACACTGCCCTTCATACTCTGGCCCATATGGCTGTCGGTCAGACACTGCTAGTTCTGGATGGAGCCAGT CCATTCGGTGTTCTAGCGATTCAGTTGGCCCATTACCATGGGGTAAAGGTCCTGGCAACAGCCCATTCCCCAGACGACCTGAAGTTCCTGGAGCAGCTGCGGCCTAGTGTGG GCACAAGGGAGTCATTGCTGG CTCGGGTGATTGGTGTGTGGGATGCCAAGGTGGATCTGGTGGAGACTTGCCTTGAGGAGACTGGGGGTTTGGGAGTGGACATAGTCATTGATGCTGGAG TGAAGCTTTACGACGAGGAACCGGAATCACAACAGAAACAGCAACTTCCACACAAGCATGACATCATCACCTTGTTAGGAGTTGGAGGTCACTGGGTGACCATGGAGGACAACCTGCAG CTGGACCCTCCTGACACTCACAGTCTCTTCCTGAAGGCTGCATCTTTGTCCTTCCTGAACGACGAGGTGTGGACAGCCTCTGCTGCTCGCGAGGGACGATACCTCC ACATCCTAAGAGATGTAATGGAAAAGCTTTCAACTGGAACATTCAG ACCTTTAGTGGAGGAGCCTGTGCCTTTGTATGAGGCAACTGTGTCTATGGAGATGGTTCAGAAGAAGCAGGTGAGGAAGAGAGTAGTGGTCCAGCTATAA
- the cryzl1 gene encoding quinone oxidoreductase-like protein 1 isoform X4 gives MKGLFCRLSDSEEVKFVIQETDVPTTIGNHQVKVQVKGCALSPVDIKLYNDLKLQRDTVPVGREIVGTVRQVGPKVTFFQPDDEVVGILPLDTEVSGLCNTVLIHEQLLVPKPEKVSWVSAAGAVRDGLRAYTALHTLAHMAVGQTLLVLDGASPFGVLAIQLAHYHGVKVLATAHSPDDLKFLEQLRPSVGTRESLLARVIGVWDAKVDLVETCLEETGGLGVDIVIDAGVKLYDEEPESQQKQQLPHKHDIITLLGVGGHWVTMEDNLQLDPPDTHSLFLKAASLSFLNDEVWTASAAREGRYLHILRDVMEKLSTGTFRPLVEEPVPLYEATVSMEMVQKKQTI, from the exons ATGAAAGGGCTGTTTTGCAGATTAAGTGATTCGGAAGAAGTGAAGTTTGTTATTCAGGAGACT GATGTGCCCACCACCATTGGAAACCACCAGGTCAAGGTCCAAGTAAAAGGCTGTGCTCTAAGTCCAGTGGATATTAAA ctttacaatgacttgAAGTTGCAGAGGGACACAGTTCCAGTAGGAAGAGAGATTGTGGGGACTGTTCGTCAAG ttGGACCCAAGGTGACTTTTTTCCAACCTGATGATGAGGTTGTTG GTATTCTTCCATTGGATACTGAGGTATCTGGCTTATGCAATACCGTACTCATTCATGAACAGTTACTTG TCCCAAAGCCTGAGAAAGTGAGTTGGGTGTCCGCTGCAGGGGCGGTCCGTGATGGCCTCAGGGCCTACACTGCCCTTCATACTCTGGCCCATATGGCTGTCGGTCAGACACTGCTAGTTCTGGATGGAGCCAGT CCATTCGGTGTTCTAGCGATTCAGTTGGCCCATTACCATGGGGTAAAGGTCCTGGCAACAGCCCATTCCCCAGACGACCTGAAGTTCCTGGAGCAGCTGCGGCCTAGTGTGG GCACAAGGGAGTCATTGCTGG CTCGGGTGATTGGTGTGTGGGATGCCAAGGTGGATCTGGTGGAGACTTGCCTTGAGGAGACTGGGGGTTTGGGAGTGGACATAGTCATTGATGCTGGAG TGAAGCTTTACGACGAGGAACCGGAATCACAACAGAAACAGCAACTTCCACACAAGCATGACATCATCACCTTGTTAGGAGTTGGAGGTCACTGGGTGACCATGGAGGACAACCTGCAG CTGGACCCTCCTGACACTCACAGTCTCTTCCTGAAGGCTGCATCTTTGTCCTTCCTGAACGACGAGGTGTGGACAGCCTCTGCTGCTCGCGAGGGACGATACCTCC ACATCCTAAGAGATGTAATGGAAAAGCTTTCAACTGGAACATTCAG ACCTTTAGTGGAGGAGCCTGTGCCTTTGTATGAGGCAACTGTGTCTATGGAGATGGTTCAGAAGAAGCAG ACCATTTAG
- the setd4 gene encoding SET domain-containing protein 4 isoform X2, producing the protein MGHRGRRARKKKKKTKLTLCHEPRFVELRRWLKERGFRSKLLIPAHFGDTGRGLMVTSPIKANGMLISLPEQCLLTTSTVLGSYLGEYIKRWKPPVSPLLALCAFLIAERHAGSLSKWKPYIDVLPQTYTCPAYFSDDIINLLPPGLRVKARDQRERVWELHSSSAAFFASLQPLLREPAVTLFSHDALCWAWCSVNTRTVYMRHPQSPHLSTEPDVYALAPYLDLLNHCPQVQVTAGFSQANRCYEIRSVQGCSKFHQAFICYGPHDNQRLLLDYGFVAPGNPHAVVYVDLDILKLCLNDRDKQLPQKLLFLKEHDFLMNLTFGFDGPSWRLMTALRLLSLKPEQYACWKSVLLGAVVCKDREEWTVQTALMLCKILLEESSKALERLSHLKEGADTTLTEQLSMVEFLRREEQAILGQSQELLGLQRQPLPSQPGFA; encoded by the exons ATGGGGCACAGGGGAAGACGAgcaaggaagaagaagaagaagacaaaaC TGACCCTGTGTCATGAACCTCGGTTTGTGGAACTGCGGAGGTggttgaaagagagaggattCAGATCTAAACTTCTTATCCCAGCACACTTCGGCG ATACTGGAAGGGGATTGATGGTCACTTCTCCCATTAAG GCCAACGGAATGCTGATTTCCTTACCTGAACAATGCCTGTTGACCACCAGCACTGTTCTTGGGAGCTACTTGGGAGAGTATATAAAGag GTGGAAGCCTCCAGTGTCTCCTCTGCTCGCTCTCTGTGCCTTCCTGATTGCTGAAAGGCATGCTGGGAGTTTGTCCAAGTGGAAGCCCTACATTGATGTTCTACCTCAAACCTACACCTGCCCTGCGTACTTCTCTGATGACATCATCAACCTGTTGCCGCCAGGGCTGAGGGTGAAAGCTCGGgatcagagggagagagtttgGGAGCTACATTCTTCCTCTGCCGCCTTCTTTGCTTCTCTGCAGCCGCTCCTCCGAGAGCCAGCAGTGACTCTATTTTCCCATGATGCATTGTGCTGGGCGTGGTGTAGTGTGAACACAAGGACTGTGTACATGAGGCACCCCCAGAGCCCCCACCTCTCCACAGAGCCAGATGTTTATGCGCTGGCACCTTACCTGGATCTGCTCAACCACTGTCCCCAAGTACAG GTTACAGCAGGGTTCAGCCAGGCAAACAGGTGCTATGAGATCAGGAGTGTCCAGGGATGCAGCAAGTTCCATCAGGCCTTCATCTGCTATGGACCACACGACAACCAACGTCTGCTTTTAGATTATGGCTTTGTTGCCCCCGGCAACCCTCATGCTGTGGTTTATGTTGACCTTG ATATTCTGAAGCTGTGTCTCAATGACAGGGACAAACAATTGCCACAGAAGCTTCTCTTCCTGAAGGAACACGACTTTCTCAT GAACTTGACCTTTGGATTCGATGGTCCTTCCTGGAGGCTGATGACCGCCCTCAGGCTGCTCTCCCTGAAGCCAGAGCAATA TGCATGCTGGAAATCTGTCCTCTTGGGGGCAGTAGTGTgcaaggacagagaggagtggaCTGTCCAAACAGCTCTCATGCTCTGCAAGATCCTTTTGGAGGAAAGCAGCAAGGCTTTAGAGAGG CTATCCCACCTCAAAGAAGGGGCAGACACCACTCTGACTGAGCAGTTGTCCATGGTGGAATTCCTTCGCCGCGAGGAGCAGGCGATTCTGGGGCAGTCACAGGAACTTCTGGGTCTCCAACGGCAACCGTTGCCAAGCCAACCGGGCTTTGCCTAA
- the klhl41b gene encoding kelch-like protein 41b, giving the protein MDPKAIKEELRLFQSTLLQDGLKELLNENRFVDCTLKVGDRCFPCHRLIMAACSPYFRELFFTEDGKEKADTKDVVLDDVDPNILDMIVRYLYSAEIDLNDDNVQAIFAVANRFQIPSVFTVCVNYLQQKLSLTNCLAIFRLGLVLNCPRLAVAARNYIADRFDSLSAEEEFLQLAAHELFAIIGTDTLNVEHEEHVFEALMRWVRCDKEKRTKVLGDAFECVRFRLMPEKYFHEKVETDDLIKADAELMKKVQVIKDAFGGKLPEKTKKKKAEGEGDKDGKEGEEEDEEEDLLPGYLSDIKRLGMFTRDLIVMVNETAAVAYDVAENECFVAAMSEQVPRNHVSICTSKNEFYIVGGLFIEEDNKDSPLQCYFYRLDTLASDWMALPPMPSPRCLFSMGEYENLVFAIAGKDLQTNESLDTVMCYDTVKMKWNETKKLPLRIHGHAVVSHKGLVYCIGGKTDDNKAINKMFVYNHKQSEWREMAGMKLARAMFGAVIHKRKIIVSGGVNEEGLTATAETYDFTTNKWEPFAEFPQERSSVNLVSSGGALYAVGGYAIMELPNKEVGPTELTDVWQYEEDTKKWSGMLREMRYAAGSSCVSMRLNAARMPKL; this is encoded by the exons atgGATCCGAAAGCCATTAAAGAGGAGCTGCGCCTTTTCCAGAGCACCCTGTTGCAGGATGGCCTGAAGGAGCTGCTGAATGAGAACCGCTTCGTGGACTGCACCCTGAAGGTGGGCGACCGCTGCTTCCCCTGCCACCGCCTCATCATGGCCGCCTGCAGCCCTTACTTCCGGGAGCTCTTCTTCACCGAGGACGGCAAGGAGAAGGCGGACACCAAGGACGTGGTCCTGGACGACGTGGACCCCAACATCCTGGACATGATCGTCCGCTATTTGTACTCAGCTGAGATCGACCTGAACGATGACAATGTGCAGGCCATTTTTGCAGTGGCCAACCGCTTCCAGATCCCATCTGTCTTCACCGTCTGCGTCAACTACTTGCAACAGAAGCTCTCACTGACCAACTGCCTGGCCATCTTCAGGCTTGGCTTGGTGCTCAACTGCCCCCGCCTGGCCGTCGCCGCCCGGAACTACATTGCCGACCGCTTTGACAGTCTCTCCGCTGAGGAGGAATTCCTTCAGCTCGCGGCCCATGAGCTGTTCGCCATCATTGGCACGGATACGCTTAACGTGGAGCATGAGGAACATGTGTTTGAGGCCCTGATGCGCTGGGTACGCTGCGACAAGGAAAAGCGCACCAAGGTCCTCGGCGACGCCTTTGAGTGTGTGCGCTTCCGCCTCATGCCGGAGAAGTACTTCCACGAAAAGGTGGAGACCGATGACCTGATCAAGGCCGACGCAGAGCTCATGAAGAAGGTGCAGGTGATCAAGGATGCCTTTGGTGGGAAGCTCCCCGAGAAGACCAAGAAGAAGAAGGCCGAGGGAGAGGGCGACAAAgatgggaaggagggagaggaagaggatgaggaggaagatctGTTGCCAGGATACCTCAGTGACATCAAGAGACTTGGCATGTTCACGCGGGACCTGATTGTCATGGTGAACGAAACAGCCGCTGTGGCATATGATGTAGCTGAGAATGAGTGCTTTGTGGCAGCCATGTCTGAGCAAGTGCCCCGGAACCATGTCAGCATTTGCACCTCGAAGAACGAGTTCTACATCGTTGGCGGTCTGTTCATAGAAGAGGACAACAAGGACAGCCCACTGCAGTGTTATTTCTACAGG TTGGATACGCTGGCATCTGATTGGATGGCTCTGCCCCCCATGCCTTCTCCCAGGTGTCTGTTTAGCATGGGCGAGTATGAGAACCTGGTGTTTGCCATTGCAGGGAAAGACCTGCAGACCAATGAGTCCCTGGACACAGTCATGTGCTATGACACAGT TAAGATGAAATGGAATGAGACAAAGAAACTTCCCCTGAGGATCCATGGGCATGCTGTGGTCTCTCACAAAGGCCTGGTCTACTGCATTGGAGGAAAAACCGACGACAA CAAAGCCATCAACAAGATGTTTGTGTACAACCACAAGCAGTCTGAATGGAGGGAGATGGCAGGCATGAAGCTGGCCAGGGCAATGTTCGGTGCCGTCATTCACAAGCGTAAGATCATCGTGAGTGGAGGAGTGAACGAGGAAGGCCTTACCGCAACAGCTGAAACTTATGACTTCACCACAAACAA ATGGGAGCCATTCGCAGAGTTCCCACAAGAGAGAAGTTCAGTAAACTTGGTGAGCAGTGGAGGAGCACTGTACGCCGTCGGTGGTTATGCCATCATGGAGCTTCCAAACAAAGAGGTCGGCCCAACAGAGCTCACTGACGTCTGGCA GTATGAGGAGGATACGAAGAAATGGAGTGGTATGCTGAGAGAGATGCGTTACGCTGCTGGCTCTTCTTGTGTATCTATGCGACTTAACGCAGCCAGAATGCCCAAACTCTGA